From the Esox lucius isolate fEsoLuc1 chromosome 21, fEsoLuc1.pri, whole genome shotgun sequence genome, one window contains:
- the dtx3l1 gene encoding E3 ubiquitin-protein ligase DTX3L has product MGAQQEKMHCNRYLDGHGPRTLMDQAKEEVKGSYAVVSEGDQPEGQMTWVMLHRDLPGYPEDKTLQICYVFADGKQTERHPHPGQSYLGMRTLAYLPDNRDGRRILMLLEKAFKQKLIFTVATNEHGMDMVTWADIPHKTSPDAGRDSDHYPDPDYLKTVRKILKDKGME; this is encoded by the exons ATGGGCGCTCAACAAGAAAAAATGCACTGCAACAGGTACCTGGACGGTCATGGACCTCGAACCCTGATGGACCAAG CTAAAGAGGAGGTGAAGGGGAGCTATGCTGTGGTGTCAGAAGGTGACCAGCCTGAGGGCCAGATGACATGGGTGATGCTGCACAGAGACCTCCCTGGATACCCAGAAGACAAAACCCTACAGATCTGTTATGTGTTTGCAGATGGAAAACAAACG GAAAGGCATCCGCATCCCGGACAGTCATATTTGGGGATGAGGACATTGGCTTATTTACCCGACAACCGTGATGGGAGGCGTATCCTGATGCTTTTAGAAAAAGCATTCAAGCAGAAGCTGATCTTCACTGTAGCAACCAATGAACATGGAATGGATATGGTCACATGGGCAGATATACCCCATAAAACCTCCCCTGACGCAGGAAGAGacag tGACCACTATCCAGACCCTGACTACCTGAAGACAGTGAGAAAAATACTGAAAGACAAAGGCATGGAATGA